The Chitinophagales bacterium genome has a window encoding:
- a CDS encoding dehydrogenase: protein MHFDKTGYSIEQLIELYTHMLRPRMIEEKMLVLLRQGRISKWFSGIGQEAIAAGATLAMDNDEYIMPLHRNLGVFTSRHVPFDKLFMQWQGKKEGFSKGRERSFHFGTNEYHICGMISHLGPQLAIADGVALAHKLRKEQKIALAFTGDGGTSEGDFHEALNVAAVWDLPVIFLIENNGYGLSTPVNEQYACKHLADRAIGYGMVGITIDGNNILEVHKAVSEAREYCIREQKPMLIECMTFRMRGHEEASGVKYVPKELFEEWGKKDPVQRFEEYLVENEILNQFLINEIREGIKAEIEAGLAKGFEAGAIEPDTKEELADLYAPFDNTAIEPATNNKSEKKLINAISDALRQSMQKYPNLVLMGQDIAEYGGAFKVTEGFVDEFGKDRVRNTPICESAIVGAALGLSLKGYKAMMEMQFADFVTVGFNQIINNLAKIYYRWGQNADVVVRMPTGGGVGAGPFHSQSNEAWFTHTPGLKVIYPSTPEDAKGLLIAAINDPNPVMFFEHKALYRSISSMVPDDYYTIEIGKARPVQVGEDISIITYGSGVHWAMQYAEQHPDISFDILDLRTLLPLDYDAIKASVSRTGKVLILHEDTLFGGIGGEISAWITEHCFTMLDAPIVRCASLDTPVPFAIELEQNFMAKSRLHESVQKLLNF, encoded by the coding sequence ATGCATTTCGACAAGACAGGCTACAGTATAGAACAACTTATTGAGTTATATACACATATGCTGCGCCCTCGCATGATAGAAGAGAAGATGCTTGTGCTGCTAAGACAGGGGCGTATCAGTAAGTGGTTCAGCGGTATCGGGCAGGAGGCTATTGCTGCCGGCGCCACATTGGCCATGGACAACGATGAGTATATTATGCCACTGCATCGCAACCTGGGAGTATTCACATCACGCCATGTCCCATTTGATAAATTATTTATGCAATGGCAAGGTAAGAAAGAGGGTTTCAGCAAAGGCAGGGAGCGCTCTTTCCATTTTGGTACTAACGAATATCATATATGTGGTATGATATCGCACCTTGGGCCGCAACTGGCCATTGCCGATGGTGTGGCACTGGCTCACAAACTGAGAAAAGAACAAAAGATAGCCCTGGCCTTTACCGGAGACGGGGGTACCAGCGAAGGTGATTTTCACGAAGCACTGAACGTAGCAGCCGTATGGGACCTGCCGGTCATATTCCTGATAGAGAACAACGGTTATGGCCTGAGCACGCCTGTAAACGAACAATATGCCTGCAAACACCTGGCAGACAGGGCTATAGGATATGGCATGGTGGGCATTACCATAGATGGTAATAATATACTGGAAGTACATAAAGCGGTAAGCGAAGCAAGAGAATATTGTATACGCGAGCAGAAGCCTATGCTTATTGAATGTATGACCTTCCGTATGCGTGGACACGAAGAGGCCAGCGGTGTAAAATATGTACCCAAAGAACTATTTGAAGAATGGGGCAAAAAAGACCCGGTACAGCGATTTGAAGAATATCTGGTAGAGAATGAGATACTGAACCAGTTCCTCATTAATGAAATAAGGGAAGGCATCAAAGCTGAGATAGAAGCAGGACTTGCCAAAGGTTTCGAGGCCGGAGCCATTGAGCCGGACACGAAAGAAGAACTTGCAGACCTGTATGCTCCTTTTGACAATACAGCCATAGAGCCCGCTACGAATAACAAGAGCGAGAAAAAACTGATCAATGCCATAAGCGATGCACTGAGGCAGAGCATGCAAAAATACCCTAACCTGGTACTGATGGGACAGGATATAGCAGAATATGGCGGTGCCTTTAAAGTCACAGAAGGTTTTGTGGATGAATTTGGCAAAGACCGCGTACGCAATACGCCTATCTGCGAGAGTGCGATAGTCGGGGCGGCGTTGGGGCTTTCACTCAAAGGCTATAAAGCCATGATGGAAATGCAATTCGCTGATTTCGTGACCGTGGGTTTCAACCAGATCATTAATAACCTGGCCAAAATATACTACCGCTGGGGGCAGAATGCCGATGTAGTGGTACGTATGCCTACAGGTGGCGGTGTTGGCGCGGGGCCATTCCACTCGCAAAGCAACGAGGCCTGGTTTACACATACCCCGGGCCTGAAAGTGATATATCCTTCTACCCCTGAAGACGCCAAGGGTTTACTCATAGCCGCTATCAACGACCCTAACCCGGTGATGTTCTTTGAACATAAGGCACTGTACCGCAGTATCAGCAGCATGGTGCCCGACGATTACTATACCATAGAAATAGGTAAAGCCAGGCCTGTACAGGTAGGCGAAGATATCAGCATCATCACCTATGGCAGTGGCGTACACTGGGCTATGCAATACGCAGAGCAACACCCTGATATATCCTTCGATATACTAGACCTGCGCACCCTGCTACCGCTGGATTATGATGCCATAAAAGCATCTGTAAGCCGCACGGGCAAAGTGCTGATACTGCACGAAGACACCCTGTTTGGCGGCATTGGCGGCGAGATAAGCGCATGGATAACAGAACACTGTTTCACCATGCTGGACGCGCCAATTGTGCGTTGTGCGAGCTTAGATACTCCGGTACCATTCGCTATAGAACTGGAGCAGAACTTCATGGCTAAAAGCAGGCTGCACGAGTCAGTGCAAAAGTTGCTGAACTTT
- a CDS encoding CTP synthase, with protein sequence MTKYIFVTGGVTSSLGKGIIAASLAKLLQARGYKTTIQKFDPYINVDPGTLNPYEHGECYVTEDGAETDLDLGHYERFLNTFTSQANNVTTGRVYQYVINKEREGAYLGKTVQVIPHITDEIKRRMTLLGEKNEYDIVITELGGTVGDIESLPYIEAVRQLKWEMGEENCIVVHLTLIPYLRAAKELKTKPTQHSVKMMSENGLNPDILVCRTEEQLNKELKRKVALFCNVTQDAVIEAMDADTIYSVPLEMMREQLDEICLRKLELPMGIDPDLTKWKEFLNKLRYPKSKVVIGLIGKYVELQDAYKSILEALIHAGAVNECKVEVRNIHSEDLTPKNAVEKLKNLDAVLVAPGFGNRGIDGKIDAIRYAREHKVPFFGICLGMQMACVEYARNVLGMENAHSTEMNDDTNNAVISMMEEQKNIKQMGGTMRLGAYDCELKAGSKAAEIYGTTKISERHRHRYEFNSEYLDAYEQAGMKATGINPATGLVEIVEVPEHPYFIGVQFHPEYKSTVENPHPLFIAFVKAAKEARNRNGNAEKVFEKSIQG encoded by the coding sequence ATGACTAAGTACATTTTTGTAACCGGAGGTGTTACCTCTTCATTAGGTAAAGGTATTATTGCAGCATCGCTGGCAAAATTATTGCAGGCAAGGGGTTACAAGACCACTATTCAGAAATTCGACCCGTATATCAACGTTGACCCGGGCACTTTGAACCCCTACGAGCACGGTGAGTGTTATGTAACTGAAGATGGCGCTGAAACTGACCTGGACCTTGGCCACTACGAACGTTTCCTAAATACATTTACTTCGCAGGCTAATAATGTGACCACCGGACGCGTATACCAATATGTAATAAATAAGGAGCGTGAAGGAGCTTACCTGGGCAAGACAGTACAGGTGATACCGCATATTACAGACGAGATAAAGCGCCGTATGACCCTGCTGGGCGAAAAGAATGAATATGATATCGTTATTACAGAGCTGGGTGGTACGGTAGGTGATATTGAATCTTTACCATATATAGAGGCAGTACGCCAGTTGAAATGGGAGATGGGCGAAGAAAACTGTATCGTGGTGCACCTGACCTTGATACCTTACCTGCGCGCGGCAAAAGAGCTGAAAACCAAGCCAACACAGCACTCTGTAAAAATGATGAGCGAGAATGGGCTGAACCCGGATATCCTCGTTTGCCGTACAGAGGAGCAACTGAATAAAGAACTGAAGCGTAAAGTAGCCCTGTTCTGTAACGTAACGCAGGACGCAGTTATAGAGGCGATGGATGCTGATACGATTTACAGTGTACCTCTGGAAATGATGCGCGAGCAGCTGGATGAGATATGCCTGCGCAAGCTGGAACTGCCCATGGGGATAGATCCTGACCTGACCAAATGGAAAGAGTTCCTGAACAAGCTGCGCTACCCTAAGTCAAAAGTTGTTATCGGGCTGATAGGTAAATATGTGGAACTGCAGGATGCTTATAAATCAATACTGGAAGCTCTGATACATGCGGGTGCGGTGAATGAGTGCAAGGTAGAAGTACGCAACATACATTCTGAAGACCTGACGCCTAAAAATGCTGTTGAAAAGCTTAAGAATCTTGATGCGGTACTGGTAGCGCCCGGTTTCGGCAACAGGGGCATAGATGGCAAGATAGATGCTATACGGTATGCCCGTGAGCATAAAGTACCTTTCTTTGGTATATGCCTGGGTATGCAGATGGCCTGTGTGGAATATGCCCGTAATGTGCTGGGAATGGAAAATGCCCACTCTACAGAAATGAATGACGATACCAACAATGCTGTTATCTCAATGATGGAAGAGCAGAAGAACATCAAACAGATGGGTGGTACCATGAGGCTGGGTGCTTACGATTGCGAACTGAAAGCAGGATCAAAAGCCGCTGAGATATATGGTACTACTAAAATATCTGAGCGTCACCGTCACCGTTACGAGTTCAACAGTGAGTACCTGGATGCATATGAGCAGGCCGGTATGAAAGCAACCGGCATCAACCCGGCAACAGGCCTGGTAGAAATAGTTGAAGTGCCGGAGCATCCTTACTTTATTGGTGTTCAGTTTCACCCGGAATATAAGAGTACCGTAGAGAATCCTCATCCGTTGTTCATAGCGTTTGTAAAGGCTGCAAAAGAAGCCCGCAACCGTAATGGCAATGCAGAAAAAGTATTCGAAAAAAGTATACAGGGATAA
- the murI gene encoding glutamate racemase — protein MRSKPIGIFDSGFGGLTVFKAIKNKLPDYDYIYLGDNARAPYGDRSMEAVYEYTLEAVEYLFAMGCPIVILACNTASAKALRTIQQRDLPRLGSEKRVLGIIRPSAEVIGEYTKTGSIGIVGTRGTVSSKSYVIEVHKQYPNVKVYQEACPMWVPLIENYEHETDNADYYIKKNLDELLAQSPDIDTILLGCTHYPLLMDKIKKYVPSHIQIVEQGGIVADSFANYLQRHPEIEENISTNGKMTFYTTDDTEHFDNHASIFFGEKVQSVHLHL, from the coding sequence ATGCGGTCTAAACCCATAGGTATATTCGACTCAGGCTTTGGTGGCCTCACTGTTTTTAAAGCTATTAAAAACAAGTTGCCCGACTATGATTATATATACCTGGGCGATAACGCCCGCGCCCCTTATGGCGACCGTTCTATGGAAGCAGTATACGAGTATACGCTAGAAGCTGTTGAATACCTGTTTGCCATGGGCTGCCCTATTGTGATACTGGCATGTAATACCGCATCGGCCAAAGCATTGCGCACCATACAACAACGCGACCTGCCACGGTTGGGCTCAGAAAAACGTGTGTTGGGTATCATACGCCCCTCAGCAGAAGTAATCGGAGAATACACAAAAACAGGTTCCATAGGTATTGTCGGCACGAGAGGTACTGTATCGTCAAAAAGCTATGTGATAGAAGTACACAAACAATACCCAAACGTAAAAGTGTACCAGGAGGCCTGCCCTATGTGGGTGCCACTGATAGAGAACTATGAGCATGAAACAGATAATGCCGACTATTATATAAAAAAGAACCTGGATGAATTGCTGGCTCAATCACCTGATATAGATACCATATTGCTGGGTTGTACGCACTACCCCCTGCTTATGGATAAGATAAAGAAGTACGTACCCTCACATATACAAATAGTGGAGCAGGGAGGCATTGTAGCCGACAGCTTTGCCAACTACCTGCAACGCCATCCTGAAATAGAGGAGAACATCAGCACGAATGGCAAAATGACATTCTATACCACGGATGATACGGAACACTTTGACAACCACGCCAGCATCTTCTTTGGCGAAAAGGTACAGTCAGTACACCTGCACCTTTAA
- a CDS encoding T9SS type A sorting domain-containing protein, with amino-acid sequence MTGKVWYRSLPYLNKYIFPGDSIEKLVMDMSLQIGDTFEFGLLAGYYMAPVQTVTNVYVDQGRKHIEFQKQFSSNDKLSFIEGLSTSIGFVYKDSNKIIQYKDAYSGMLLCIYKDSMNVYRSPYAITGFPDACYPLNVNNIQPASPLSVYPNPSSGIFTINSPPVNTAIVVKDIDGRTVFEVPEQKQAKLSVDLTEYPKGVYFIQATSEYGSFYRKIVLR; translated from the coding sequence ATGACAGGAAAGGTGTGGTACAGGTCTTTGCCTTACTTAAATAAATACATTTTCCCGGGTGATTCTATAGAAAAGCTCGTTATGGATATGAGCCTGCAAATAGGAGACACTTTTGAGTTCGGGCTACTAGCCGGTTACTACATGGCTCCGGTACAGACAGTTACAAACGTATATGTTGATCAAGGTCGCAAACACATCGAATTTCAAAAACAATTCTCAAGCAATGATAAACTAAGTTTTATAGAAGGACTAAGTACTTCTATAGGCTTTGTGTATAAGGACAGCAATAAAATAATACAATACAAAGATGCATATAGCGGGATGCTGTTATGCATATATAAAGATAGTATGAACGTGTATCGTTCACCATATGCCATCACAGGTTTTCCTGATGCTTGCTACCCGCTGAATGTTAATAACATTCAACCTGCAAGTCCTTTGTCTGTATATCCCAATCCATCTTCAGGAATATTTACTATTAACTCACCACCGGTCAATACTGCCATTGTCGTGAAGGATATTGACGGCCGAACGGTTTTTGAAGTACCTGAGCAAAAACAGGCGAAACTATCTGTAGATCTTACTGAGTATCCCAAAGGTGTATATTTTATACAGGCGACAAGCGAATACGGATCTTTCTATCGTAAGATAGTATTACGATAG
- a CDS encoding 2-oxoacid:ferredoxin oxidoreductase subunit beta, whose protein sequence is MSDVVTKGEQEQVKLTAKDFATDQEVRWCPGCGDYSILKQVQTILPQTGIPREDIVIISGIGCSSRFPYYMNTYGMHSIHGRATAIASGLKATRPELSVWIVTGDGDGLSIGGNHTIHLLRRNFDVNILLFNNQIYGLTKGQYSPTSEEHKVTKSTPFGSIDHPFNPLALAMGADASFIARTLDRDPKHLQAMLLRSHAHHGASFLEIYQNCNIFNDGAFEVFTDKKTRSDEVLVLEQDKPLVFGADGNKGIRLDGHKPQLVTLGDGYSEDDLWIHDEKDFFKAQILTRFFDSPAHEGHLPRPIGVFYETERPTYEETLNLQVEDAIAQKGAGDLDKLLRGRETWVIEE, encoded by the coding sequence ATGAGTGACGTAGTAACAAAAGGAGAGCAGGAACAAGTGAAGCTGACAGCAAAAGATTTTGCTACCGACCAGGAAGTGCGTTGGTGCCCGGGGTGCGGAGACTACTCAATACTAAAGCAAGTACAGACCATACTGCCCCAGACGGGCATTCCCCGTGAGGATATCGTTATTATTTCGGGTATAGGGTGTAGCTCCCGTTTCCCTTATTATATGAATACTTATGGTATGCACTCTATTCACGGCCGTGCTACTGCCATAGCATCGGGGCTTAAGGCTACCCGTCCTGAGCTGAGCGTGTGGATAGTGACAGGTGATGGTGACGGACTTAGCATAGGAGGGAATCATACTATACACCTGCTGCGCAGGAATTTTGATGTAAATATCCTGTTGTTCAACAACCAGATATACGGACTGACCAAGGGGCAATATTCTCCAACGTCAGAAGAACATAAAGTGACCAAGTCTACGCCGTTCGGCAGTATCGACCATCCATTCAATCCATTGGCGCTGGCTATGGGTGCCGATGCTTCATTCATTGCCCGTACGCTGGACCGCGACCCCAAACATCTGCAGGCAATGTTATTACGCTCACACGCGCACCACGGGGCTTCTTTCCTGGAGATATACCAAAACTGTAACATCTTCAACGATGGTGCTTTTGAGGTGTTTACCGATAAGAAAACACGCAGTGACGAGGTATTGGTGCTGGAGCAGGATAAACCACTGGTGTTTGGTGCTGATGGTAATAAGGGTATCAGGCTGGATGGGCATAAACCACAACTGGTGACCTTAGGCGACGGATATAGTGAGGATGACCTGTGGATACACGACGAAAAAGATTTCTTTAAAGCACAGATACTTACCCGTTTCTTTGACAGCCCGGCGCATGAGGGTCATCTGCCAAGGCCGATAGGTGTGTTCTATGAAACAGAACGCCCAACTTATGAAGAGACACTGAATCTGCAGGTAGAAGACGCTATAGCCCAAAAGGGTGCCGGTGACCTGGACAAGCTGTTGCGCGGCAGGGAGACATGGGTGATAGAGGAGTAA
- a CDS encoding polysaccharide biosynthesis protein, producing the protein MSIKKLANHTMWYGLSSIAARFLNYLLTPYLTRPEILSAAQYGEMSMIYSAIPFMSALFTYGFEITFFRYSNKDEDNNVVFNTTSLSIIITTLIFTTILLLLNEPLAVALKVPDHPQFITWTALIIAVDTFAVIPFAKLRLINRPRKYAFIRIAGILTNIVATVFFYSYLPDIAADSPASFIASWYDPNLGVGYYILANLISSILMLLMLAPEVLSVRFAGSFKLWKEMLLYSLPLMIAGFAGVINETFDRIMLGWLSPDKATEKVQVGIYGACYKLSLLINIFIQAFRLGAEPFFFAESKKKNAPETYSRVMTYIVIAMTTMFLVVTLYIDFWKYFIQNEEMWVGLKVVPILLIANMSLGVYYNLSFWYKLSQKTQAATIITLIGAAITLGVNFFFIPIYGYMASAWATLACYSGMMVISYFWGRRVYPVPYEVGKIGRFFGLMLLLYFAHVGFSMYVPNVWLRFAAGTVMIFAYLAYVYKVEKDNLPKLSRG; encoded by the coding sequence ATGTCAATAAAGAAATTAGCCAATCATACAATGTGGTACGGGTTGAGCAGTATTGCGGCCCGTTTCCTCAATTACCTGTTGACACCTTACCTGACGCGGCCGGAAATATTGAGTGCAGCACAGTATGGCGAGATGAGTATGATCTACTCGGCCATACCGTTTATGAGCGCACTCTTCACGTATGGTTTTGAAATAACTTTCTTCAGGTATAGCAATAAGGACGAGGATAACAATGTGGTGTTCAATACTACTTCTTTATCTATCATCATTACCACGCTCATTTTCACAACCATATTGCTGCTGCTGAATGAGCCACTGGCGGTAGCACTCAAAGTGCCCGACCATCCTCAGTTCATTACATGGACGGCCCTGATCATTGCTGTTGATACATTTGCGGTGATACCTTTTGCCAAACTGCGGTTGATCAACCGTCCGCGCAAGTATGCGTTCATCCGCATAGCGGGTATACTCACCAACATAGTAGCCACCGTATTTTTTTACAGTTATCTACCGGACATAGCGGCAGATAGTCCGGCCTCTTTTATTGCGTCATGGTACGACCCGAACCTAGGCGTTGGCTATTATATTCTGGCCAATCTTATCTCCTCGATATTGATGCTGTTAATGCTGGCCCCCGAAGTATTATCCGTTCGTTTTGCGGGTAGTTTCAAATTGTGGAAGGAGATGCTGCTGTATTCTCTGCCGCTGATGATAGCCGGTTTTGCCGGTGTTATCAACGAAACATTCGACCGTATCATGCTGGGCTGGCTGAGCCCTGATAAAGCAACGGAAAAAGTGCAGGTGGGTATATATGGCGCCTGCTATAAGCTGTCGTTGCTCATCAACATATTCATACAGGCATTCAGGCTGGGAGCAGAGCCATTCTTCTTTGCCGAGTCGAAGAAAAAGAACGCGCCCGAAACATACTCACGCGTGATGACCTATATTGTCATTGCCATGACGACCATGTTCCTGGTAGTAACGCTATATATAGACTTCTGGAAGTATTTTATACAGAACGAAGAAATGTGGGTGGGGCTGAAAGTAGTACCTATATTGTTGATCGCCAATATGAGCCTGGGAGTGTATTATAACCTGTCGTTCTGGTACAAGCTTTCTCAGAAAACACAAGCTGCTACTATCATCACATTGATAGGAGCAGCTATAACGCTGGGTGTCAATTTTTTCTTCATACCTATATATGGCTATATGGCCTCAGCATGGGCTACACTGGCCTGTTATAGTGGTATGATGGTCATATCTTATTTCTGGGGCAGACGCGTGTACCCGGTACCGTATGAAGTGGGTAAGATAGGACGTTTCTTCGGGCTGATGCTGTTGTTATATTTTGCACATGTAGGTTTCAGCATGTATGTGCCGAATGTATGGCTGCGCTTTGCAGCAGGTACGGTCATGATATTCGCCTACCTTGCTTATGTATACAAGGTAGAGAAGGACAACCTGCCTAAACTCAGTAGAGGTTAA
- a CDS encoding response regulator transcription factor, translated as MERERITIALADDHTMFRRGLVSILKAYKDIDVLFDAANGKELIEMIKGAKEKPRICIIDVSMPVMHGYDTVKHIKKQFPEILMLALSMFNDESNIIQMLRSGANGYILKDSEPATLVDAKRTVDRRGFYDSELITKDILTNVKHEKESGNEQVPMSGKELQFLKYSCTEMTYKEIAIAMDVAERTVDGYRDRLFEKLEVKSRIGLVVYALRNGIVNLY; from the coding sequence ATGGAGCGCGAAAGGATAACTATTGCACTTGCTGACGACCATACCATGTTCAGGCGGGGCCTTGTATCTATACTCAAAGCTTACAAAGATATTGACGTGTTGTTTGACGCGGCTAACGGCAAAGAGCTGATAGAAATGATCAAAGGAGCAAAAGAAAAGCCCCGTATCTGCATCATAGACGTAAGTATGCCGGTGATGCACGGCTACGATACCGTAAAGCACATTAAAAAGCAATTTCCGGAAATACTGATGCTGGCTTTGTCTATGTTCAACGATGAATCGAACATCATACAGATGCTGCGTTCGGGCGCCAATGGGTATATACTTAAAGACAGTGAGCCCGCCACACTGGTAGACGCCAAACGTACAGTAGACCGGCGTGGCTTTTACGATTCTGAACTCATAACCAAGGACATTCTCACCAATGTAAAACATGAAAAAGAATCCGGTAATGAGCAGGTACCCATGTCGGGCAAGGAATTGCAGTTCCTGAAATACTCTTGTACGGAAATGACCTACAAAGAGATAGCCATAGCTATGGATGTGGCAGAACGCACTGTGGACGGCTACCGCGACAGGTTGTTCGAAAAGCTGGAAGTAAAATCACGCATCGGGCTGGTGGTATATGCCTTGCGCAACGGCATCGTTAACCTCTACTGA
- a CDS encoding sensor histidine kinase, whose translation MMVLGAFLFTLFAVFTILFIALQKKKQHRYLIEKQEREHRYSRELMQSRLEVQEQTLKNLSAELHDNIAQVLGMAKMQLHVLAESTENEQPNMARETAEMVGEAIKDIRSMSHLMNGAYILKQGLHESIEKDLQRISSALRIKCNFKVSGNPFDLDEDKELILFRVIQECVANAVKHGTPYSIEVSLNYHQGTLSVEIVDDGKGFDPENLSKDHGLGLMNIRERVHLLNGKVDITSELKKGTRIQLNIPQ comes from the coding sequence ATGATGGTATTAGGGGCATTTTTGTTTACCCTATTCGCCGTTTTTACAATATTGTTTATCGCGCTGCAAAAAAAGAAACAGCACCGCTACCTGATAGAAAAACAGGAACGCGAACACCGATATAGTCGCGAGCTGATGCAAAGCCGCCTGGAAGTACAGGAACAAACCCTGAAAAATCTTTCTGCAGAACTGCATGACAATATTGCCCAGGTGCTGGGCATGGCCAAGATGCAACTGCACGTGCTGGCCGAAAGCACTGAAAATGAGCAGCCTAATATGGCACGCGAAACAGCCGAGATGGTTGGCGAGGCCATAAAAGACATCCGCAGTATGAGCCACCTGATGAATGGTGCTTACATACTGAAACAAGGCCTGCACGAGAGTATAGAAAAAGATCTGCAAAGAATATCTTCGGCTTTAAGAATAAAATGTAACTTTAAGGTATCCGGGAACCCTTTTGACCTTGACGAAGATAAGGAGTTGATACTCTTCCGTGTTATCCAGGAATGTGTGGCGAACGCAGTAAAACACGGAACACCGTACTCTATCGAAGTATCACTCAATTACCACCAAGGGACATTAAGTGTAGAGATCGTTGATGATGGTAAAGGCTTTGATCCGGAGAATTTAAGTAAAGATCACGGATTGGGGCTGATGAACATCAGGGAGCGTGTGCACCTGCTGAATGGCAAGGTGGACATCACTTCTGAATTAAAAAAAGGAACACGTATTCAACTTAATATACCACAGTAA